Proteins co-encoded in one Papilio machaon chromosome 24, ilPapMach1.1, whole genome shotgun sequence genomic window:
- the LOC106720468 gene encoding soluble guanylate cyclase 88E, with translation MYGLLLENMAEYIRQTYGEERWEDIRRQAGVEQPSFSVHQVYPENLIARLAKKAQEVLGISEREFMDQMGVYFVGFVSQYGYDRVLSVLGRHMRDFLNGLDNLHEYLKFSYPRMRAPSFICENETRHGLTLHYRSKRRGFVFYAMGQIREVARHFYHKEMRIELVREELLFDTVHVTFQLTFDNRAFTLASLAMTREEKHLPISASVLFEIFPFCIVFGSDMVVRSIGNSLMVILPDLVGKKITNWFDLVRPLIAFKFETILNRTNNIFELVTVEAVMHEKAPDKRNELLRLSDESDGTTEKNLRLKGQMIYMDNWRMMMYLGTPVMPDLAALVSTGLYINDLSMHDFSRDLMLAGTQQSVELKLALDQEQQKSKKLEESMRKLDEEMKRTDELLYQMIPKQVADRLRNGENPIDTCEMFDSVSILFSDVVTFTEICSRITPMEVVSMLNAMYSIFDTLTERNRVYKVETIGDAYMVVSGAPEKEDNHAEKVCDMALDMVDAITDLKDPSTGSHLSIRVGVHSGAVVAGIVGLKMPRYCLFGDSVNTASRMESTSEAMRIHISQTTQELLSPSYKVVERGEIQVKGKGAMKTFWLDGRESRPSLTKMISQLQPVTELEWERAADVRDSIAEHSAQQHTNKEYNAINSAPNSLTVNVGNTLNLNKDYHLPNAINSPPNSLVNSVGNPLQPATPRNQAPTVTSPVEERRMYSPVTFQDVARRSIANSPNRVERERGEFLEQYQNKQYNQTVKESRSTSASVGGIWTDAESLDPPTTLDSLNSSFCYSTTSACRAAAPTPKDREQDNCLLETRCAGNVTPEQATTDSCPAIRADSTQTPNREDEIETDTEYVDANTDSGHVCTISENVETNLPKQGKVGRFKARIAPGHHKLCTSKVKQESIKDKNPPAPSSVLPHGHHHTKNVNHHQCCGAFGNPHISDKFTTCQKEIPKNTVMEKIKSQFKMSFTR, from the exons ATGTATGGTCTCCTGCTAGAGAACATGGCGGAGTACATCCGACAGACATACGGCGAGGAACGCTGGGAGGACATCCGGCGACAGGCGGGCGTCGAACAGCCCTCGTTCTCCGTGCACCAGGTCTATCCAGAGAACCTCATCGCACGACTGGCAAAGAAGGCGCAGGAG GTCCTGGGCATTTCGGAACGTGAATTCATGGACCAAATGGGAGTGTACTTTGTTGGTTTCGTATCCCAGTACGGCTATGATAGGGTACTGTCAGTTCTTGGACGACATATGAGAGACTTTCTCAACGGTCTTGATAATCTACAtgagtatttaaaattcagttATCCAAGAATGCGTGCGCCAAGTTTCATTTGTGAAAATGAGACTAGACATGGTCTTACATTGCATTATAGATCTAAACGAAGAGGATTCGTCTTCTACGCGATGGGCCAAATAAGAGAG gtCGCTCGACATTTTTATCACAAGGAAATGCGAATAGAGTTAGTGCGTGAAGAGTTGCTCTTCGACACAGTACATGTCACCTTCCAGCTGACATTTGACAACAGAGCGTTCACATTGGCTTCACTTGCTATGACACGGGAAGAAAAACATCTCCCAATCAGCGCCTCCGTACTCTTCGAGATATTTCCATTTTGCATCGTCTTTgg ATCAGATATGGTGGTACGTAGTATCGGGAACTCTCTGATGGTGATCCTACCAGATCTAGTGGGGAAGAAAATTACCAATTGGTTTGACCTTGTACGTCCTTTGATAGCGTTCAAATTTGAAACC ATATTGAATCgtacaaacaatatttttgaattagtGACTGTGGAAGCAGTAATGCATGAAAAGGCACCGGACAAAAGGAATGAATTACTGCGACTTTCTGACGAATCTGACGGTACTACGGAAAAGAATCTAAGACTAAAAG GTCAGATGATCTACATGGATAATTGGCGCATGATGATGTACCTAGGCACACCCGTGATGCCCGACCTCGCGGCTCTCGTCTCCACTGGATTGTATATCAACGACTTGTCTATGCACGACTTTAGCAG AGACCTAATGTTGGCTGGTACACAACAATCAGTTGAACTGAAACTGGCGCTAGATCAAGAACAGCAGAAGAGTAAGAAGTTGGAAGAGTCTATGAGGAAACTGGACGAGGAGATGAAGAGGACCGACGAACTGTTGTACCAAATGATACCAAAACAAGTAGCTGATAGACTTAGGAATGGGGAAAATCCAATCGATACTTGCGAG ATGTTCGACAGCGTGTCCATCCTCTTCTCCGATGTTGTCACCTTTACGGAGATCTGTTCCCGCATCACACCGATGGAGGTGGTGTCAATGCTCAACGCAATGTATTCCATTTTTGACACACTCACTGAAAGAAACCGGGTTTATAAG gtGGAAACAATAGGAGATGCCTACATGGTGGTATCTGGAGCTCCAGAGAAGGAAGACAACCATGCAGAGAAAGTGTGCGACATGGCTCTTGATATGGTGGACGCTATTACTGATCTTAAGGACCCGAGCACag GTTCCCATCTCTCTATACGAGTGGGGGTACACTCAGGTGCGGTGGTGGCAGGTATAGTTGGTCTGAAGATGCCCCGCTACTGTCTGTTCGGAGATTCAGTGAACACAGCATCCCGTATGGAGTCAACTTCCGAAGCTATGAGGATACACATCTCACAGACCACGCAGGAGTTACTCTCGCCATCGTATAAAGTTGTTGAAAGAGGAGAGATACAGGTTAAAGGGAAAG gtGCAATGAAGACATTTTGGTTGGACGGAAGAGAGTCTCGACCGTCTCTTACAAAAATGATATCACAATTACAACCCGTCACAGAACTAGAGTGGGAACGAGCCGCTGACGTCAGAGATAGCATCGCAGAACACTCCGCACAGCAACACACAAACAAAGAATACAATGCAATCAATTCTGCACCCAATTCTCTAACCGTTAACGTCGGGAATACTTTGAACTTAAACAAAGATTACCATCTACCGAACGCAATCAATTCTCCACCTAATTCACTAGTCAATAGCGTCGGGAATCCCTTACAGCCTGCGACACCGAGGAACCAGGCTCCAACTGTGACGTCACCTGTGGAAGAGAGACGGATGTATTCCCCTGTCACGTTCCAGGACGTAGCGAGGCGCAGTATTGCCAATTCACCGAACAGAGTTGAAAGAGAACGAGGAGAGTTCTTGGAGCAataccaaaataaacaatacaatcaAACAGTAAAAg AGTCAAGATCAACATCAGCCAGTGTGGGAGGCATTTGGACAGACGCGGAGTCATTGGACCCCCCAACTACATTGGACAGCTTGAATTCCTCATTCTG TTACAGTACGACGTCAGCTTGTAGAGCGGCCGCGCCCACGCCTAAAGACAGGGAACAAGACAACTGCCTCCTCGAGACCAGg tgtGCAGGCAATGTAACACCCGAGCAAGCAACCACTGACTCCTGTCCCGCGATACGAGCTGACTCCACGCAGACTCCGAACAGAGAAGATGAAATCG AAACCGACACAGAATACGTAGATGCGAACACTGACTCGGGTCATGTTTGTACAATATCAGAAAACGTGGAGACAAATCTGCCAAAGCAAGGGAAAGTGGGTCGTTTTAAAGCGCGGATAGCGCCCGGACATCACAAACTGTGCACTTCTAAAGTGAAACAGGAGTCAATTAAAGACAAGAACCCACCAGCGCCCTCCAGCGTGCTGCCTCACGGACATCACCACACCAAGAACGTCAACCACCACCAGTGCTGCGGCGCCTTCGGGAACCCACAC atctCAGATAAGTTCACGACATGCCAAAAAGAAATTCCAAAGAATACTGTAATGGAGAAGATTAAGTCGCAATTTAAAATGAGCTTTACTCGTTGA
- the LOC106720503 gene encoding luciferin sulfotransferase: MKTKPVLTFSKLDEETGEMLDRMFEKKDCMVEINPGRVILPADYMSIGQDILDMEVLEDDVWMCSYPRTGSTWAQEMVWLIGHDLDYEGAKSLQQIRCPLVELSCIMVDGHAQWHEESVRGTSVDLVKHRLAHPRYIRSHLPWDLLPLDIQRDDGSAKPKVIYTSRNPKDMVVSYYHYCILVHGLKGTFEEFCDIFMRDRAPFGPVWNHILGFWNRRHDPNLLFIKFEEMKRDLPSVVKKTAAFLGKTMSDEQVFKLCDHLSFQNMKTNRAVNLEAILEKSFGRNYLEQTDLRFIRKGEIGDWKNYMSEDLSRRFDDWAERHLKGTELSFE, translated from the exons atgaaaacgaaACCGGTTTTAACCTTTTCGAAGTTGGACGAGGAGACTGGAGAAATGCTGGACAGAATGTTCGAGAAAAAAGATTGTATGGTCGAAATTAATCCGGGTCGGGTGATATTACCAGCTGACTATATGAGCATAGGTCAAGATATACTGGATATGGAAGTGCTGGAGGACGATGTTTGGATGTGTTCATACCCAAGGACAG gatCAACATGGGCTCAGGAGATGGTTTGGCTCATTGGTCACGATTTGGACTACGAAGGAGCCAAGTCGCTGCAACAA ATTCGTTGTCCACTAGTAGAGTTGTCTTGCATCATGGTGGACGGGCACGCGCAGTGGCATGAAGAGTCAGTGCGGGGTACCTCGGTGGATTTGGTGAAGCATCGGCTGGCGCATCCCCGGTACATCCGTAGCCACCTGCCCTGGGACCTTCTGCCTCTTGATATACAGAGAGATGACGGTTCCGCCAAACCCAAG GTGATTTACACGTCACGTAATCCTAAAGACATGGTGGTATCGTACTACCATTATTGCATACTGGTGCATGGTCTCAAGGGCACCTTCGAGGAGTTCTGCGACATTTTCATGAGGGACCGCGCACCGTTTGGGCCTGTATGGAATCATATACTGG GTTTCTGGAACAGACGTCACGATCCAAACCTACTCTTCATCAAGTTCGAAGAAATGAAGCGAGACTTACCTTCAGTGGTGAAAAAGACAGCCGCCTTCCTCGGCAAGACAATGTCTGATGAGCAAGTCTTCAAACTCTGCGACCATCTGTCCTTCCAAAACATGAAGACCAATAGAGCTGTGAATCTCGAAGCCATATTAGAGAAATCATTCGGGCGAAATTATCTGGAACAAACTGATCTGAggtttataagaaaaggtgaGATAGGTGATTGGAAGAATTATATGTCTGAAGATTTATCTCGAAGATTCGATGATTGGGCTGAAAGACATCTGAAAGGGACCGAGTTAAGTTtcgaataa